The window CGCGCACTCGTTCTCTACGTCCTGCCCGCTCTTCGGTCTACCATGCGTGAAGGCACCGGCTGCCTTACGGTACATCGTAGCCGTCGCTGCATTCTGGACACCACCATGCCTAGCCCCGTGGACGTGCGAAAGGTTGTTGTACCGAAATCTCTCTCGGCGCATCGCCTTCCAGAATAATCTCTAAAATATTCGGCATACTCTCTTCTCTAGATACCTTCAGTATTTTTGCCAAGGAAGAACAAGAGAcacttgaaatattattaacccTTTGTTGCACGAATTTTTGTACAACACCATTGGTACTGACATTATGGCTATAAGGGATTTTTGAGgttgctgattacgaatccgctatcaattttttgaaattaaaatggcggatccaatatggcggacAATATacctaaaattttacaatttgaaaaaataaaaaatgctatcGTATTCTACCCTAaatttttagtgaaaaatgtttttgtaattttttgattgGACGCATacttttcgagaaaaaaaattcatgaatattttggtatctaaaatttttcaatatttataaatttttttctcgaaaagtATGCGTCCAatcaaaaacttaaaaaatttgctattATAGACTATAACTTTTGTCATTGTTATTTTCTCGGCtggtttatataaaaaatcaggACAATGTAGTGTTTCTGTAACTATAAAGTTAAAGGAGTTGCACTCGAATCCTTGAATCGTGTTTACTAGGCGCTGGATCCGCCTGATCGAACACTCATATATACATCGTTAGATAACAGAGCCAACGCGAAGGGAACGTGAAAGGTCTCTGGTTCACAGCGTGGCGACCGGTATCTCGCTGTATCGTTTCGTCGTGGCGAGTCGGTTCTGGTTGCCAAGCAgcaacgacggcggcggctgCTACCCAggtgaaaagagagagagagagagagagaaaggaccGTATTCCTCGTCTTCTCGTTGCCCAATCATCTCGATTGTAGTCGCGTACGGCGATTACAGTCGGCGGAGAATACGCGTTATGAAGGACACTCGCACCCGCATCTCGACAacgtcctttttttttttcaagaatcgATTCAAATCATCAATTGATTCTTTGACATCCTTTTATGGATTGAGAAGCAAAAGTACAATGCTACAAGTTTTCGTTAAGtgtattcaatttaaatttactcaattaaatatatatttaataaataaattgtataatttttttaactgaattaaaatttatacaattaataagagAAACTTCGTATATTCTCGAACGAATAGgtgataaatgtaattaagcaAATGTCGCATAAATCTACGAGAAAAATGCTGTGAGGAACACACACTGCAAAGCATAtcctctttatatataaaggacatgtatattttataacggaatatacaatattagaaCGGATTTCTTACGTGTCCATTTTACTTAAGCGTGACTGGCGCAATTCTTAATGTGACATTTTATCTATGTATGACaatgtcttttatataaataggactgaaaataattattatagaatagaCGTTAAACCGGACATTATAAAGGATGTGGTCCGGACATTATAAAGGATGTGGTCCGTCATGTATATTAAAGCGGacgaaataaacaaaactatGCTGGCAACGCAATATGGCGCGAGCGGTAGCGATAGCTTTGTCGTTCACTGTTACAACAGTCTGTTAGCTTGTCTGCTTTGACGGCCGTTCTCTTCGCAGTTGTGATGAGTGtttttgttgctaattgttgGTGCTAGTTGTGGATGTCGATCGGCGCGGTGGCCGTCGCGGTGGGTATGCGGCATGTGATTGCGAATTTGGGTTGCTTCCCGAGGATGGTGACGCGGGTGTGTGCTCCTCTTGCGGGCATTATTCGCCTATGAGCGTGTGAGAAAAGAAGCACACGTTTGCGTTGTCATCCGCGGGAGACAACTCAAATTCGTCGCGGTCGCATGCCGTGCATTTGCCGCGGTGGTTGCCTCGTCGATCAGTGCCCGTGTTGGCACCAACGGTTAGCAATAGAGATGTTTATTGCAACTGAGGGGAGGGCAGCCGTTAGGGCGGACATTAGTCCGTTCTATTTATGAAGGACATTAAAGACAATGTCCTGCATATATAATTCCGTTTTAATTTCACACTTATCTAAAGTggaaaaaaagtcatttttttccattatagtTTCGCGGAATTTAGAGCGGATGTGTTTTGCAGTGCACGGCACGGCCactcatataatttttcaagaggcccttaaataattaaatgattcaTGTGAAAAAATCAGTGACATTGGTGCTCTGACATGATTTGACTTACGATGCTCTGACACAGGCATCGAAAGAGAGGCACCATTTATAACATGAATGATTCGCAACTAACGTGACGTTGAACGAAATTTATCAAGTGCATTGAATTTccttaaagatttttatttgatatttatctgATACCAGGCATACTACATTAAATCggaaattcaatattttatagtatttaacGAAGAGATTATTTCCTAATAATTCAAGATTTTGATAATGTTGCATTTATGgcgtgttttatttaaataaacttttataaatgcaattaaatgtCTGTTTGCTGTTTGATATTTCATCTCGGGTGCTTTATAGAGCTGGAGAATTTTCGATTGCTCAAAAACAGGCCCTCGTTTACGGCCCGTGAGTCGCAGGTCGCGGCTGACTGACTCACAATGCGCGATCCCGGTCGCCGTACGTAGGTACCCGGATGGCTTTTTTCCTCCTCCCGTAAACGAGTTTCCCGTCGAACCGGAAAACGCAGCACGCGCCATCGCGCTGGTCCATACATTGCAACGGAAAACTGGAGAACGGTCGACCGACTGGGCGGCTGAAGATAAATTGTCAGCCACTAGCCGCCTCGTGTACGCGCATAttgcgaaataatatttaaagtatgcAAGCTGCATACATGCGTCGGTGTTTGCATAAACAATTCAAAAAGCGACTTTAAATCAGCGTATCGATTGGAATATGGTTCACATGGCAGATGCGATCAAATTTTTGCACACGCACGCTcgtgaatttattaattgcgcGTTTTAATCCATATTGGTTTTggagattttatataaaagacataAGCATTATGATCTGATTGCGCACATGGTCTTTCGAAAcggataatttttatttttatttaattaattatattcaaatatctCTCTCGAAAGTTACGAAATAAGAAaacaagttttatatatatatatatatatatatatatatatatatatatatatatatatatatattattaggtATCTCTAGACTTTTGTTGGAAAAAAGTGCAGAAAAAGCAACAAGAAAGTAAAGATCCTAAGTCCTGACAATCCAAGATACGATAacagttttgttttatttatatcattttaattacgaagaaatatataaagccAAGAGAAACAAATCCTCGATAGAATCAAAGATTCATGGCACTGAGGATGTAGTGGCAGCGCAAGAATACACTCACATCTCGATCGAATTCTCATGGGCCGGTACTATATTCGAGCAGTTATAAATAAAGCCGAAAGACTTCTTGTGGTGGAAGGCAAAGAAGGAAAACGTGGGCGCGCGATTCCGCGATGCCCGATATCGATCGTAGAGATCGACCGCGAACAAGCCGAGCGAAACTCTTGATCGcgtaaactttattatttcgaGAGGCGATATTTCTTCGCCCGCCTCGTAAACGCACTATCACAACGACGTTGCGAAGTTTCGCCATAATTCTTTTCGCAATATATCTTTCCATTTACTCAATCGCTTTTCACTTAATTTCGTAGtgatttgttaataatgttgttttttCCAGGAGAAGAATCGTGAAGAAGGGTAGCTCTCTCTTTCGGGGGTGATTCAGGCCGTCCTTACTATTCACACGATCGAAATCGCCATGGCGAGGCAACAGACTGTGGACCGAAACATCCCTCATCTACGGGACATTTTTGGCTTCGGCAGCAAATGGGAGAACGCTCGCGGCCAAGCCGAGGAGAAGGCGCCCGGACACGATAGCGCCGTGTCGGTGGGCTCTACGTCGGGCGAGGAGGAGAGCCCGAAAAACAGCAAGAAGAAGAAATCGCGTCGCCGCGACAACAGCAAGACACTGACGGAGAGTGACGTGAAGCACCTGGAACGGCATCTCTCCATGAAGAAGACCATACGCAAAAAGATTATGCGCGATCTGCAGCAAGCCTTCGTCGAGGACCCGAACGAGTTTCGCGTGGACGATATACCGCCCGAGCAGCTCAAGGCAGAGATCAATATCCAGAGCTTGAGCTTTGGCACGCCGTCCCAGAAGCAAGGACGCACGCGTGGTAATGCCGAAAACACGTTCCTCGACATGCTACGCGGTGGTGGTAAGAGATCGTctgttacttttaataaaattaactcttTAACGCCTTTTTTTActcttaactttttatatttttaatgataatatatatttacgcgaaagtttctttatttctaattatttcaatatctcTTTAGGTTTAATAAGTTAAGatgatttattatactttaatatatctCCCGTTAAAATCTCAAGCAAATAACTTCATATTTAAACGtcatcaaaaatttatgtaacttctttggattttaatagaaacctgttaatataaattatgattttaatatgaaatctTTAGGTCTGGAGAAAAATGGAACAGATGACAGGGATTCGGGACATGGTGGATCGCCGACTAGAGAAGCATCCAGCGCCCAGGATACGGATGACGAATCCAGCTACGCGTACGAGGCGCCAACCTCAACACCTACGAAGAAGAGTAGTAACTTTTGGAGACGCTTCACCATGAAGAATCGCAATAAACGGTAAAAGAAACCCGTAGCAGAAACCCCAGCGTGAAGAGAGGGTACcgatactttatatatatattattctccgtcatcttgataatttttacCAGCGTAATTAACGAAGCAGAGCTTGCAACTGTGATATACATAAAAACCAATTCATCTTcacctctccctctcctccgaTGACAATCCATCCATCGAATTTTAAGAGGTTCCCGAAATTCCGCGTGCAAGAGAAATCAAGGACCAAGAGattaaatgtacaaatttcGGACCAGCATTTTTATCATTTGCAATCACGACACATATcaacagaaatatttattgcaaattctGAAAGATAGACAATATATCTttcataaatgaaaatttggataagaattttatttgtaaaatgcaaataagAGGTGTATGTACTTTCCATTTTGAAGAAAGACGAAAATTGATGTTATTTACTTtgcgtttaaagtttttgatttttcgtAGCTAAATATTTAGACAAGCAAGACTATTAgaataatttgcaaatacaactgtatttttcatatttaaaatgatgTAAACAAACATCCATTTGAAAATCCAGAGAAACGAGGAAGCGCAGCTATGAACGAACAGTTCTATCGCGATCCGAACAATTCCACTGTACATAtacttttctaaaatatcGAAGGAACTTCTTAAAACTTCTTGAAATGTAACGATTGATGTGTCCGATAATGTACTCCCATCTTTTGACACGTACTTACAGGCGATGTAAAGAGTAAATAAACGGAGGCAACGCAACATGGTCATGTGCATAATATTTAAGGAtagttagtttaattttttttaatgtgtaagAATGCAGCAGAGGCAGTTATGGGTGATCTGTAATAAGCGTAAGAGATGCGTATGGTGTGCGTACCGGTTAGTAGCTAGTCAACGACGCTAAGACGTATACCCATGAAACCCCGATCGATTTTTTTACTGGCAAAATTCGATATCGCTTGCTTACAGATcgacagtaaaatattttttaactacttTACTACCAGTTCACGGAAATTTCTTAAGACTTCTTACCTGAGAACatacgtatacatacataagGAACTTAATGGACTACATTATTTAAGTGTGACGCATTGCATTTCTTCACTATACACTCTAACTTAAGCTATGTTGACGTTTACCGAAATCTTCTTGTTCCTATCGTTGTTCGAAGTATCTCGCTAGTATTATAGACATCGTCATTTGCAACGTCGATTCATGTATTCTAATCTTCACTTtctggtaataataataaatattattattattcctcTTAATATTAACTGCAACGCTATATATTAGCTTTAAATGTATCATACTCGAGGTACATCTTATTATGTAAGAACAGTAATATActcgaataaaaatttcatttgtgGACATTGTGTCTATTCTTACATTCACTCGTTGCATCGTTAATTGCAAAAGTTTATTGCACCATATATATGTTGtaccaaatataacaatatctAATGTCTAACTCTTTAA of the Monomorium pharaonis isolate MP-MQ-018 chromosome 11, ASM1337386v2, whole genome shotgun sequence genome contains:
- the LOC114255365 gene encoding uncharacterized protein LOC114255365 is translated as MARQQTVDRNIPHLRDIFGFGSKWENARGQAEEKAPGHDSAVSVGSTSGEEESPKNSKKKKSRRRDNSKTLTESDVKHLERHLSMKKTIRKKIMRDLQQAFVEDPNEFRVDDIPPEQLKAEINIQSLSFGTPSQKQGRTRGNAENTFLDMLRGGGLEKNGTDDRDSGHGGSPTREASSAQDTDDESSYAYEAPTSTPTKKSSNFWRRFTMKNRNKR